TATTGAATTTAGAAGTGAAATCATATGTCTTTGTATATCCAAACGAGAGTAGGATTTGAAGGATCTGTATTGTGATGTCATTCCAAGCAAGCAACAAGGCAAAACAGATGTAAAAACTCACTTTGAAACTTCTGGATCTTGAGTATAACGCATGCCGGCGAGTTTGTGTTCCAAGTAACATGTAAAGTATGTGAAACAGGATTAATGCCGCAACAAACCTTTATGTCCAAGATTCAGTATGAATTTGTGTTCCTCCGGATCGAGCATGTGGATGTTTTCCACAGATGGTTCGGTTCGAACATGTTCCAACAGAACCAGACAAACCCACAACACCAGCATGATGGTTTAGGATCTCTGTCGCAcaggataaaaataaaaatgactacaaaataaaaactcacgCGAATTAAAACCATAAAGACTTACCGTTCACATCGAAACAAAATCCGAATGTCTGGCTCTAAAAGAGAACTACCAGCTCATATCCCAGAATCCAGTGGGGCACTATCAGCGTCGGACTTCAGCCCCTTCACATCAAGGGTTAAAGTCTTTGATCGGAATACTAGATGAGTTTTTGTGCTGGATTATTTTATCTGATCCATTTCAGCCTTTGACTCTTGTGTTGTAAcgccccccacacacacaacagcgGCTATATTTAGATTCAGTCTCTCCTTCATAAATGTGGCACGAGCTCATTTGACTAAAGCACAACAGGAACCATCACGATACAAAAAGAAGACACATGGAAAGACTTCAAACTTTTATTAAGCTTCTCATCAAATAACTTTAGCCTGTATTAAATACTTCAACTGAActttcatgacattttttatccACAGGGTCAGCCAACTtgaataacattataaataatgaGAATACAGTAGATTTGCATATGCAAATTACAGTCTGGGCCTAACAGGCCTgctttattgaaatattaatacGGACTCATAATATGTTCTGCCTTTCTGCCTTCACTGGCACTATAGAATTGGTTTCTATAAGTGTTTTCATCCGTTTCTGGTTTCCACCTCAGATGAAATAAGGTCCACATCTGCCATGACATCAGCCTCGTGTGTCTCTTGTAATTACCTCCTTTTCGGACCTCCGCCCTTCAGGACCCGAGTTCCACCTCCAGGCTTCTTTTGACTTTTGGGTGGTGAAAAGAATTTGGTCATGAGCTCGGAAACATCTGGAAGCTCGGGATTTGGGTTCAGCATGCTCATAGATTGCTCcatttcctttaaataaaacaagacgTTTAaggaaacatattttattataacacaGACCGCTGTAAAAATTTAACTTTTAGGAATGAATACCCTTCGCATCTCCGGGTCACTCGGGTTGATGACTTTGGGAAGGAGAACAATTACGAGAAGGGGTAGAACCATCATATACACCTGATAGAAACACAAGAGCCCGTTTTACATCAATGCTTGAATTCTTAAAAGAGTTTgatgcatatatttatattttagagaGGCCTACCATTGGATTCATGAAGAAATCGGACCAGCCCCAAGTTTCTCGTTGTATAAAATAGGAGTGAGGTCCAGCGTATCTCATCTGAAGAGGATACGGCAGCTGGATGACTTCTGAGGTCTTGATGTAGTTCAGCACACGAGCCCTAGAAACAAGAAACCATCAAATATTAATAGACAAGTCTTTGAAAACAGACACAAtggttgattttaaaatgtttttagtaaacGTTGAAAGTAACGtacaaaaatcaaaaaatgcTTTGTAGGTTGTTGGATGAAAACTGATGTGAGCACCTAATTTTGCCTGCGCTGGTGATGTCAACTCTCACAGGTTGAAATCTGTATGTCGGAGATGAGATGTCCAGCACATATGATCCAGAAGGCACATCACTGACACTAAACCCTCCATCAGACCTGCAGAACCCATGCCAGAAACAGTGAAGTAATGTAGTGGTCCCACAGTATAACTCCAACCAAACACACTGCTGTGATACCTCCAATCATTGTAATTCTGTCGCGTGCACGTTTATTTATAGACCTGAGAAATCCCACGTGTTTGTCTCCATCGAGCAGAACCCGAGCAGATGAGATCCAGTCGTGAGTTCTGACCCCAGGAACCACAGCTCGACCCAACACCTGAAACCTGACATCCTCTGCTCTCACGTCATCGTTATCACCTTCGAGCGTTACGTCATTTGTCAGCTCGAGAGAGATCGTCACGTGAAACCCAAACAACACAACCCATACACGTAAACAATGATTCATATGCATGTTCGGAGGAGGATTAATTTCATGTAGATCAGTCACTTAAACGCGATAGTTAGACAAATAAAAGCACAGATATCGGTGGCGAGTTCGTCCCGCGTGCTGTCAAAGTTTGTTTCTTTTCTCGCGTGCTGTCAAAGTTTGACAGTCAGACGCACGGCGATGACGTCACAGGACAAGTGCGCCTCGTTTGACTTTTCTCTGTTCCCCCTAAATCGTTTGCGAATTATACTTCTGCTATTTAAAGTTGTACAAATGGAAAGGTATCAAAACTGTTAATCTGTACACAAAACGTTTTCCCCAAAAAAATAAGTTACTAACTCAaaggttttgtgtgtttgtaattgtatcgtttatttgttaatgtatTAATGTTCCTTGCTCCCCTGGGTATAAAATGTATGCTTGACGTTATTTCCCTACTctaatacaaattaatacatttatgtaaactCAAGGCGGCACTGCGCAGACCGATCGGAGTAAGTATCGCGAGAGCGGTTCATCAACACACGGAGTGGTttactctcgcggtactttgatgtcacacTCTGATCGGTCCGGGCAGCGTCGCGTGAAACAAGTGAGTCTGCGCAAACTTGGGGCACTACTGTCACGTGATCAGCAAATCACGTGATTCATAGGATCATGTGACAGTCCGGAAGAAGCGATACACCTATTTCGCACCTATCGACAATAAACCCACAGGTTTGTTAAGCAGTCGCTTATTTTAAAGAGTCGCGTAGTTAGATGCTCGTGTAACGTTAGACGCACTTTGACTTTTCTTCACTGTTTTAGCAGATATATTTCCTCAGAATGAAAATAACGCAGACAACGCAACACACTTCAACAGGTGTCACTCAGGTAAAGAGAAATCTAAAGAACTTTATTTGTGTTGCAAATGTTCCTACGTGCTACCTCATATAAAGAATGACCCATGATGCACCCGTGTGTTGTTTATGCTGTGACAGCaaacaatgttttgtgtttatcatgTGACAGACAAAGAAAGCATCAGCAGACATCACGAGACTGTCCTGATTCATCACACACAAGGTTTTGAGAGACATGGCGCGTgcactcgtgtgtgtgtgtgctctgaTCTGCGCTGCTGCGGCTGCTTATGTGCCGCCGATAGGAACTCAACCTGAGCAGGTGCACATCTCATATCCAGGTGAGATCTGACAGCCATCACATATTTGCAGGTTTTATATCGAAAGTGgagttattttgtgttgtttgttgtgtCATTTCTTGGATCCAGCGTTGAAACAAGTGACGATATCATGTTTTGctgttatttaaagggataccttacccaaaaatttaaattatgtcatgatttactcaccttcgtgttgttcaaaatctgtttaaataaaaaaaaagatatttggaagaatacttacaaacagatcttgccccccattgactcccgtagtaggaacaattacttaatcattttgaagaatgtagggcagcaaacagttctggggcacttttgactatcattgtattttttcctactatgggagtcaatgggggcaaaatctgtctgttcatacgcattcttccaaatatctttctctgtgtttatcagaacaaatatatttatgtagatttggagcaactcgaaggtgaggaaatatgacagaattttcatttttgtgggaagtatcactttaaatctGTCATGTTTAAAGACATGTTTGttataaaacatgtttctttttgttAATCTTATATTCTGTGTTGCCTAACAGTTGTTTTTTCAGAAATAGCTTTTGCAGAATTTTGTTTGAATCTGTCATTTACAAACATGTATAGTCATGTgcaatccaaacctgtatcgACTATATCACAAGAGCAGTTCCAGTACAAATTCGATCCTGAAATCAACAGATTAATAATTTTACATctcaaatttttttattaaattaaattatattagcAAGTAATGCATTCGGATGAGAACTATGTTTAAAGTGATGTGTGCAGTTTCATTTAATTGCAACAGGAAGACTATTAATATCACAAAATCTCCAGTAGTGTTGTTTTAAGGCACACAATTTGACTTTTaaagatattattttttaaataagtatcCTAATGTAAActgtaatttgtgtttttgtctttgaaTTTCAAGACCAAAGTAGTCCTTCTGTTTTCCAGGATGGGTTTACACATTACAGAGCAATAAAACgtgttgctgtgtttttttggggggtcaGGTGTAAAGAACTCTATGGTGGTCACATGGTCGACCTCCAATCAGACGGAGAGTGTTGTAGAATACAGTCTGTGGGGTGATGCGCTCTTCAGGAAGAAGGCAAAGGGAAACTACACCATCTTTACTGATGGAGGGACAGAAAACAGGACATCCTACATTCACCGGGTCACTCTGACTGACCTGAGACCAGGGTCGATTTATGGTAATCTGCAAACTTACTCTCCGTTTTTTTACGGATTTTGTTTAAAGACACAGTGTGtaactatgtgtgtgtttcagtgtatCACTGTGGCAGTGACGACGGCTGGAGTGACGTCTTCTATCTCACATCTCTGAACGAAAGCTTGAGTTTCAGCCCCAGATTCGCTCTGTACGGTGACATGGGCAATGAAAACCCTCAGTCTTTGAGTCGACTGCAGAAGGAAACTCAGATCGGGATGTACGATGCTGTTCTGCACATCGGTGAGAATCAAAACACCTGTTTCGAAATCAAACACTTGTGTGACACTTTCACTTCATAGTTAGTTTTTCTTtcatatgttgtgtttttttgtcacagGGGACTTTGCCTATGACATGCATGAGGTAAGATCTACACCATCAGCAAAGTCACGTTCATAAATCAGTCACATCCCAGTACAACcagttctttcatttttatccaaaatgacttgcTGTGCATTTAACGTGTTACAGTATACATTTGATCACACCTTTCATGTAATCAAACCCGTGacccgtgtgtgtgttgtcaggACAATGGCAGGATCGGTGATGAGTTCATGAAGCAGATCGAATCCATCGCGGCATACGTGCCCTACATGACATGCCCGGGTAACCACGAGCAGGCTTAGTAAGTGTGTTCTGATGTGTTCATGCTTTATATACACTATGAGCATCATTCTTCTGTAGATTTTATCTAAATCATAAATCCAATATTTACAGGATCAAGATGTTTGTGAAACCTTTCAATCAAATGTGTGGATTTACTGCAaattttttgtttcacttgAACTGTTTCTAAGAGCATTtagtaaaaatgtgaatgtcACAATTTTTGTTATCTTTTAAGCACATGTCGGTATATCACATTTTGCAAAAAAGGAACACTgataaaaaagtgatttttttacatcCATTCGTGTgattttaaaggagtagttaaCCTTgcaagatgaaaattctgtcctcttgtcctcttgtcatttcaaacctgtataactttctttctatCGCAGGACACAAAAATAAGACGTTTTGTGTACGTGCTGTTCGGTAATGTTGGCAGctgaacagcacagccccccattcacttctattaaaAGTTGTAACCAATGTAGGTGAAAGAGGGGgctgttaaaaacattctttcttttgtgttctggggaagaaagtaataaagattttaattacagaatgttcattttgaaagtgaactactcctttaatgggAAGAATATCTGGCAGCGTGTGTTCAAATAttgtgtgttgatgtttttctgCCTGCGGGACAAAACGTGAAGATGCTTCGGTGCTTTCATTCAGGTGTTTTAACTGATGTTTAGACAAACCACACGCAGTCCGCTGGACGTCTGCTGTGATGCTCTTAACCTCGGGGCATTCACAGAAAAACTGGGTCAGACTTTGGTAGGCAGTTTCTGAGAACTATTCTGGGTCACAGATGCTTGTCAGCGTCTTTCACAAATCTTTTTGTTCTGTGTGTGCGAGTAAACCGACGGAGCGAGTGCTCTATATCAAAAGCATCTTACTGTCACTGCAGGGCGCGTACAGTTGATCTCAAACTTGTGTGCGATATTAAATCTGTCAAGATGTTTTCCACCTGATTCAACAAACAGGCTGAAGCTTTTCACTTTAAATGCTGGATGTCAAACACGATCTGATAAACATCTGAACgcatgaatacatcaaatgatcAGACATCGCCTGCCCTAAAGCATAGAGCACACGTGTGTGCAGTTTTACTGCTGACCACCAGGGGGATGTATGAACCTGTGCTATGATTAGATCACACCAATAAGTGCATTTCTTCCGTTGTGAATGGAATTGATACATTGAAGTTTTTCACAATGTGACCAAATCTGCAGCGAGAGCTCTGACCTCATGACCTCATGACCTCAGTTCATTCATATCAACATGACACACAAGAAATGATTCTGACCTTCCCATCCTCTTAACCTTTGACTTGTCGGACTGCGCCCCATAAATTAACTGTGGATTCAGTCGGGGTGTGCacagtttataaaaacattttgtgaccCAGATTAAATGCAGAAAAGTTCTtctgtttcaaatgtttaaggAGTATGTTAACAGACCAGATGTTAACCTCTGGATGATGTCTGGATTTGGGGGTGTTTGTGATTCAAGAATGTGCTCTCACTTTCCAAACCTCTCacaattcaattttttattcacttcagatttatttctgaaaCCTTAAAAACAGTAAGGTTTGTGATCAGATTAAATGTGTGTATTAAACTTTTGTATAAGATGTATAGTAGCAATACTAGTTGTAAACATAATTGTaaataaagatgatattaaGTAATAATTCTATTTCATCTTAATGgactttttcttttgtaaatttggactatttttctaaaaatggCCAATTTTAAACAGCATTTCACTGCATGTCGTACTGTGTATGATTGTGTACCTGACAAAATTCGAATGCGCCGTAAGATGTAATCGGTTTACATGACAACTACATCAAATTTAAACCTTTTTCAAGAAAACGACGAGCATCTCAATAGCTGTCATTTTTGACATGTGTTTGTGAATATGCTTGTATATCAATAACATAGCtaatgtgtttttctctttcctcGTTTATTTTTCCAGTAACTTCTCCCACTACAGATATCGGTTCAGTATGCCGGGACACACAGAGAACCTCTGGTACAGGTACAAgagtacaatttttttatcaataactTGCATATAAAAGCTCATATGACTTTTGTGTGTGATAAAATACGTGATGAAATTATTTCATAGCATCTTAACTAACTATAATGTGTTGTTTAGTCTATTGCTTTATGTTTTCACATGTTGTTGACGCATTGAATTGTTGTGTTGTTCTTCCACAATCACAAGTGGTGTATTTGGTCTTCCTCTTT
The sequence above is drawn from the Triplophysa dalaica isolate WHDGS20190420 chromosome 15, ASM1584641v1, whole genome shotgun sequence genome and encodes:
- the emc7a gene encoding ER membrane protein complex subunit 7-like gives rise to the protein MHMNHCLRVWVVLFGFHVTISLELTNDVTLEGDNDDVRAEDVRFQVLGRAVVPGVRTHDWISSARVLLDGDKHVGFLRSDGGFSVSDVPSGSYVLDISSPTYRFQPVRVDITSAGKIRARVLNYIKTSEVIQLPYPLQMRYAGPHSYFIQRETWGWSDFFMNPMVYMMVLPLLVIVLLPKVINPSDPEMRREMEQSMSMLNPNPELPDVSELMTKFFSPPKSQKKPGGGTRVLKGGGPKRR
- the acp7 gene encoding acid phosphatase type 7 — translated: MARALVCVCALICAAAAAYVPPIGTQPEQVHISYPGVKNSMVVTWSTSNQTESVVEYSLWGDALFRKKAKGNYTIFTDGGTENRTSYIHRVTLTDLRPGSIYVYHCGSDDGWSDVFYLTSLNESLSFSPRFALYGDMGNENPQSLSRLQKETQIGMYDAVLHIGDFAYDMHEDNGRIGDEFMKQIESIAAYVPYMTCPGNHEQAYNFSHYRYRFSMPGHTENLWYSWNIGPAHIISFSTEVYFYLEYGLDLLFRQYEWLKKDLEEANRPEQRAERPWIITMAHRPMYCSDDDGDDCTRFQSYVRRGRNDTKPIAPGLEDLFYKYGVDLELWAHEHTYERLWPVYDYKVYNGSSEEPYVNPKAPVHIITGSAGCREKHDGFIPKPRSWSAFRSTDYGYTRMHLINSTHLYLEQVSDDQNGKVIDDIMLVKETHGPDAWL